From Brassica rapa cultivar Chiifu-401-42 chromosome A06, CAAS_Brap_v3.01, whole genome shotgun sequence:
GGTCAAAAGGAGTATGAACAATGTGCGGAAGATCTCTACTTTTTCCTTCAGGTAAAAACATTCCAGTATTGTCTTTAGGTTGTGAGACTTGAGCTCAAGAATTGGGTTTGATTTTGTTTAACTATTGTTGTTTCAGTCATCAGTATGTCTAAAACTGTTGGCATATGACCTTGTGGAGCTGTTGCTAACCTCGGCGTTTCCGGAAATGGAGCAGTCTTTCAAACAGTTGCAAGAAGAAAAACATCTCTTTGGTCAATACACACCACCAACCTGATCCTTAGATTGTGCGTTGCAACTCCTCCCAATCTTAAGTTGAGTATTGCTAAATATGTTTATACAGTGAAGAGATCACGAAAGCATTTCAATGAATGAATCATATATACCATCAAAGCATTTCAAGAAAACGTAGTAGTAGTTTCAAAGCCAATTGGCACAACACTTTCTTCTCTCAAAACATGGGCTTACCCATTAAGGGCTTGGTTCTAATTATTTAAGCCTGTGCAGCTGACATGTATGATGATTGATGAGCAGTGGTGGCAACAACGATAAGTTGGGGACCATTGTGAACACTGCTTATCAATGTGATGACGATTTCTTACCTATAAAAGTGTCCTTGACACTCATCCACATGACACCTTCTTTAAGTCTGACTTTGACATATCATATCAGCTCCCTTCTTCTAACATGCCACTGAATGAATGTTAGGTTTCGTCTTGAGTTGCATAAATATGGTTATCGTCTCAATAAAGGAACAGCAGGAGAGACAAAAATAGCTACAATGATGAAACCCTCAGCGAAATCAATTCAGAGAGTTGGTCGTTTCTTAAGGAAGAGCCTTGGGAGCATCAAGTCCACTGTCTGCTTTGGTAAACACCACAACTTCCCTAACAACAACACTCCACTCTTGAGCCCCTTCTCATGCAGTCTTAGCCACCCATGTCCACAAGATTCCCAAACTGAAGAAACATACAGCGTTCTATCCTGTGAGAGCAAGGTTGTTGCAGATACCAGAGATGAGAGACTCATCAACAAAAGCCAACATAAGAAGAAACCGAAAGAAAAGGTTGCAAGGCCATTCGAGGAGGCGAGGAGAAGAGGTGACATGCTGGCGCAGAAGATGAAAGATCTCAACATGGTTGATCTCAGAGACGTGGAGCATGCATTGGATGTAAAAGAAGCGCTTCGATGCTATTCAAACATTAGGAGCCCTGTCTATCTAGACATTGTTGACAACTTTTTCACAGACATGTACTACGAGTTCTCTGATCCACGCACCTCTTCGAGCATCAACGGTTCAAGAAGGAAAGCAGGATCTTTCAGACTCTAAAACCCCTCTTGATCAGCTTCGCTCTCGTTTAGAGCATGCACTACTTAAGAAAGGTTGTTTATCCTATTACGCAGTACATATATTTCACTCGTTACTTCTTTGGTAAAATCACATGTCACCCTCGGTTACTACCTCTGTAGTACCTTATAGTCTTAAGTTATCTCATCTTATAGAGTCTTCATTGATGACAAGCAAACAGCATTTGATATTAGGATAGTAACCATTTTCAATTTCATGAAGAAGTGGTGAGAGCAAACATATATGTATGGGAGAAGCAAAGTCACTCTCTTAGGAACATGATTGAAGTTACACAGCACacgattattttgttttttcaagtAGATAAATATGCACTGTCAAAGACAGGCTACATGGATAAGAACGGAATCATTTCTTGCCGCTCTTCTTAAGTCCAGAGCCTCCAAAGGATCCCTTCTGCGATGCCTTGGCTCTTAGTTCTTTAAGTGCCTGTTttaattttagaagaaaaaaaaaacaattggtcAGGCTCTCAATAATGAGGCAAACATTTACGTTTTAACAATAGTACCCTAATCAATATCATttccataattaaaaaaaagagaggtaaTGGATTATCTAAACTAACAAACAGTTAGTGATATGACCCCATCTTGTTGAAAGCCACTAGGTACATAGTGTCATTGTTCAGATTGACAACGTGACCATACTGAACAAAGTGGCACTGCATATAATCTCTCTAAAGTAGTGGCTTCTTAGTGTAGACTACAATCTTCGGTTGAAAAGAggagcaaaaaaaataaacctaACTATatgcaaaccaaaaaaaaacgacTAATATGAACAACAAGCAAGAGTATCAAAGTGAGAACTCACCTTTTCCTCgtctttcttcttctgaagGTTGGCCATATCGTGCTGCAGTAATCACGAATCAACATTCAAGAAGTCAGAGAGTGTAAAAATAATGTCTAAAAAACACTTTATACTTGCAAGAGAGATGCTTATGTATCATTGTGTGACTTTTAACTTTAAGAATTCAAGTTAGTTTTACACAAATCAAAACAAGATCCAGAAAGCGTTTCAATCACATTAAAAAGGTGTGAAAAGAGGGTTCACCTCGTCGTATTCCTTCTTATCAGCTTTTGGCTGCTTCAAAGGTTTAGCCTTTCCTCCtgtttttcaaagaaaaattattagCAGATCGCAAAGTATGCTCTTTTATTCCTTCTTCTCGCAAACGAATCAACACAACATAAAAGAAGAACCTTAAATCATGAAATCTAAAATTGATTTTACCTTGCTTGGACGACATGACTAGTTTCTGGAGCTAGGGTTTGATGCTGCTTGTCTGAGAATTTGCGGAAGAAAGTAAAGTTTCAGACGACGGACTTGTGTCTTAGATAGAATCTCTAACCACTTGctgttatatatattgtgttcgTAGTAACAACGCAACCCATTTAATGGGCTCAGAGAGAATATAAAGCCCATTAAACATTTGGGCCACCTCACCGACTAAACGTTTATTTATCAAAGACCTAACCAATGACTTGTCGGTCAAGCAAAAAggaaacacaaaagaaaaaggaaatcaCAAAGACGGCTATAAAAGAAGAACCTGATCAACACCCACACACACAATTCATTAACGAACAAGAAGAGCTATAGAAGAGGAGATTCTTTTAGAAGCGTGCGTTTGGTAAGCCCTTTGATATCTCTTTACTATTAAGATATGGCAGAACTTGAAGATTCTTTCCTCGCAGAGATCGACGAGTTATCCGACTATGAAGAATCAGGATTCGAAGACAACGTCCCAAACTATGGAGAAGATATCTCCATGGACATGTCAGACTTGGAAACCCTAAAGTCTGACGATGACCTCGACACCGTCTCTAAGCTACTGAGAACTCAAAGATACGCTGACGTAATGAACAAGGTGGAAGACGCTCTCGGCAAGGATTCGTGTGGAGCTTTGTCAGAAGACGATCCTCTATACAAACTAATCGTGGACTGCAACAAGCTCACAGTAGATATCGAGAACGAGATCGTCACCGTCCACGGCTTTATCCGTTCCAAATACAGACCTAGGTTTCCAGAGCTGGAGTCGCTTGTGCATCACGCAATCGAGTACGCTAGCGTCGTGAAACAGATCGGGGACGAGAAGGACTTAACCCTAGTTACTCTCAAAGGTCTCTCGGCAAAAAGTACTCCCTTATCTGTTTTACTCTTTGCTTCGACCACTAAAGGGAAGCCTCTCCCAGAAGGTGTCTTGCAAAAGACGTTAGAGGCGTGTGATCGAGCTTTTGAGCTTGACTCCGCGCTGAAGAAGATTCTTGCCTTCGTTGAAACCAAGATGGGATGTATAGCACCGAATCTCTCAGCCGTTGTGGGGAGTAAAGTTGCAGCTAAGCTCATGGCTACGGCTGGAGGCTTGTCAGGGCTTGCTAAGATGCCTTCTTGTAACGTTCAAGTTCTTGGTCAGAAGAGGAAGAATCTTGATGGATTCTCTGCTGTAACCACACAGTCTCGTGTGGGTTACCTGGAGCAGACTGAGATTTTTCAAAACACTCCTCCTGGATTTAAGAAGCAAGCTATCAAACTCTTGGCTGGGAAGTCTACTCTGGCAGCTAGGGTTGACGCTTGTAGGGGAGACCCGTTGGGGACTAATGGTAAAGCTCTGAGGGAAGAGATTCAGAAGAAGATTGACAAGTTGCAAGAGCCTGGTGTTGCAAGGCAGCCTAAGCCACTTCCTGTTCCAGATATGACTGCTAAGAAGAAGAGAGGTGGTCGGCGGCTAAGGAAAATGAAGGAAAGGTACGCGGTGacggagatgaggaagctttcCAACAGGGTGGCGTTTGGTGTAGCGTCTGAAGAGAGCTCGCTTGGGGATGGGTTAGGTGTAGGGTATGGGATGCTTGGTCAGGGTGGGAGCAAGAGGCTGAGAGTTTCCAGCGTTCCGAGTAAGCTGAAACTTGGTGCTAAGCTGGAGAAGAAGCTTAAAGAAAGACAGTATACGAGTGGTGTTACTACTGCAACCACTTCTGGTTTCATGACATCAAGACTTGCTTTCACACCTGTGCAGGGAATAGAGCTGTGCAATCCTGGAGCTGTGAAATTAGGTAGTGGGACTCAGAGCACTTACTTCTCTGAGTCAGGAACCTTCTCCCAGATCAAGAAGATATAAAAACCTTTTATTATTCTGGTTTGTTTGCTTGCTTTATTGTTTGAGATGATTGAAACTTAAATGGAATGTGTTAAGGATGATTGATacttgtttttataaaaaaatcctTAGGAAAACATGAAGTTTCAGCTTGTGTCTATTAAACAATAACTACAGAGTACTCTGatgattatttaattttcttactaGCTCAATATATACCAAATAGCTTTGTAAATAGGTGGTTACTTCATGTCTGAATGTGGCTTCAGAGTCAATGAGATCTTTTAAGACGTGAGGGACCATCCCGTGGGGATGTAAGATTAATACCAATGCTCCTTCAACACATTCTCAGATTGTGAGAGGGATTCAAGAGTTACCTTACGAGATATCAAAGTGACTGCTCATAAGATTCAGCTTCTGAAGCCTTGATGCAATTTGAGAAAAGGATCTTAATTAACAAGACAATCCTGAAACGACGTCgtattataatttattgtttttttaatgtgagaaattaacaaaaaatagaatttatattttaatttggatAAGACTTCGCTTCCAGTGttaaatctatttatataaaaaagtcAAAGTCTCTTCCACTCCATTCGATAAATCGCAGAAGAAACGAAACGCCTCTCTGCAGGTAAACTAGGGTTTAGGTTTTCTTCATCCCTTCGATTTCTTCAATTACTCGACGAGGTTTCTTCATCTAGGGTTTCGATTCACGATTCCTCTCTCCTTTTCAGgtttctagagagagagagagagagttatggCGCAAGCTGATGCGGGTGAACCGGAGTACGAGAGTGATCCCGAGGAGCTGAAGCGCTCCTTGGCGGCGAGGAGGAGAGAAGCTAGTGATGACGAAGAGGACGATGACGGTGGTGAAGGGGTTAAGAATCGTAGAGCTGAGGTCGATTCAGATTCCGAGCAATCTGATGAACAGGTTGGTGATGTGAAGTATGATAATGACGAAAACAAGAGTGAAGATGGAGAGGAGAGctacgaggaggaggaggaggaaggcgATGAGTATTTGGATGATGACAAGAGGAGTAAGCCACCGGAAGATGCGGCGGGTCATGTAGatggagaggaagagaaggAGAAGCAATCGGCTGCGGTTCCTACAGGTGGAGCTTTTTATATGCACGATGACAGGTTCCAGGAACTCTCTGCTGGGCGAAGCAGGTACACTCTTTTTTCACGATCTTCTCAATTGCAATTGTTCTTATTAGAGAGACAATAGACTGAAAGGTGGAGTTTTTACCCTCTTAAAGCAACGCTTTATCATGCAAATTCATGAAGTATGAAGCTTTTGGGGTTTGCTATGTTAGATCTGGCCTAGTTCATGCCATTGGGAacagataaaaataaatttgaatattcattAGCTCTTTTTGTCAACCTTTTGTCTGTTGATTCACGGTGATGTCAGAatgatataattttgtttttggctTTCATAGGCGAGGGCGGGGTGGAAGGAGATCCTGGGGATCTGGAGATGAAAGAAAATGGGGACATGACAAGTATGAAGAGATGAATACTACTCAGGAACAACATTATGATGTATAacttctctctctgtttttttgaaattttttagctctctctctctctttgcaaAAAGTGTATATTAAGTGTATAATTGACTGGTTGTCTGTGTAAATTCAGCAGAAGGCTTCAAGAGGCCGACACAGAGGTCGCGGTCGAGGTAGGGGACAAGGGCGTGGATACACTAGAGGGAGAAGCTCTAGTGCATCATCCAGCAATGGGCAGCAAATTTTTGTTCCTAAAGCTGCCACACGAGAGGGAGAGCCCAGGAAAGATGAGACTCCCCTTAGCAAAGGCAATCAAGCACATTCCATGCAGAAAAAACAGTGAGTTCttactttttgttttctatagccgagtaaatatttttttctctaatacGATGTACTTGTGTGTGTACTGGATCTGTAGGTTAAGAAATTCTCGAGGTTCACAACATTGGCATGAGAAAGGGACACATCACGATTCACAGCGTTCACCATCTGCACCTGCTAAAACTGGGAATGAATATTCCCATACCAAAAAGAATGTAGTTGCTTCAAGTCTTAGTTCTGCTTCTCCTCCTTTTTATCCTTCAGTGTCCTCGAGTAATTTGGCACATGGTATACAAGTTGGAATGGAAAAACTCCACACGAATGAAAATGCCACTTCCTCTGGGAAGAAGTACAGGAATACAAAATCCGTTTTTCTTCCTGTTAATACTGCCCGGAATGTTCAGTCCACGAGTCAAGGTAGAGGTGCTCCTGCTGCTGGGAACGTGTTTTACCCCCAATCTCATAGTCGAGGTGACAACATGCAACTCAATGGAGATTCAAAAGGCACTGGCCAAAGCTATACTAGATCCTCTACCCAAAACACTAGCTCATCAAAAAATCGTTATCCTCCTGGTGAAATAGAATCTGCGTCGGAAACAGGTGCGTCATTTGGTAAGGGTAAAGGGACTCTCCAACCTAGTGGAAGCGGCTCTTTGATGTATAGTGGATCTCATGTGATGGGGCGTGCAGAAAGTCTGCCGTCTGGTGACAATTCTAATTTCCCAGCTTTTCTGCCTGGTAAGTTTTTTTTGGAAGACACTTTTCTCTCTGCGATGGACTATTTGAAAAGAATTTCTTAAGAATGAAACAGAGaatattttgaaattgaaaGTTGCTGATGCTGAACCACTTGGCTTGATTGTCTTGTCCATGAAAAGTATTTGTCAGATTCTTGTATCTGCGTACTTCGATTTTTCCGGGGTCTGGCtggtttttaaattattgtctATCATGATTAATTGCAAATGCAGTTATGCAATTCGGTGGTCAACATGGTGGGGTTCCAACTTTTGGAATGGCTTTTCCAGGATATTACCAGCCTGAAAATGGTGTTGGAAACCCGGAGATGACTTGGTATGcttattccttcttcttctaGTTGAACTTTTTGGATGCTAGTTTTCAGAAGTTCTTGGTTGTTAGTATTTCAAACAATTAGATGTTGTGCACAATGTTAGTTGAATTGCCAGTGATTTTCGTGGTTTGTATAAAGTCCCATTTGATCACCATTGTTCTAGTCTGCATGCTGGAAAAAACTGAACCTACAAAGACGTAATTTTATTTGTATGCTTGCTTTGATTTTGAATACTATGCTGTTCGTATGCCCTGTGTGCTCCATCTATATGTATTTAGTTCCTGATTTGTTCTTTCTCCTGCTTGCTGTTGAGATTTTTGTGTCTGATTGGCAGGATGCCAGTTTTGACTGGTCCAGGAGCTTTAGGAGCTTCATACAGTCCGCCATATGCTGCTATTGATGGTTCTTACCAAGCACACAAGCCAGGGTTACCTTCCTCTGCAGGATCCTCCAGGTTTAAAGAGTAATCTGCATTGTTGTTACTTGTTTTAGATATCTTTAGTGCAAAAACCATGTGGATTGTGTAGagatttaaataacataaaatcaagtgatgtttctaaattttaattgtttctcTTATATAAACCTATCGCATATGCTTGGCACATGTTATATCccatatttatatttcaaagCACGCATTTTTGGCTTACGGAATTGAATTACTAATTTTGCAGCAAAGAGAATAGCACGAATAACCTTACCGATCTGGAGAATCCCATGGAGAGTCCTGGTTAGTCATCTTGCTATACTGGGTTATAAGGGGATGAATTTGCATTTATTGGCTTTTTATTTGGAAGTAACAAAGACATTGGACTTTTTCTTGCGTAAAGGAAATAATTGAATAATGAGAGCTTATGTGATAGATAAAGTAGTACAGAAAAATATATGTGATGAATATTATTTCAACAGGTACTGTCTTCAAAAGTAGTTGTCTGTTAGTCACGAAATAGCCAATTAAGGAGATATTCATCGGCTAATATGAAGATTGATTGTTGGGATGAGTCTGTTTAAGTTAAGCTATTTTCCTTCTATGCAGAGGTTACAGAGAGTGGGTTTTCAAAACGGCAGAACAACAACCCAAGCAAGCAACCTCGTAGGTGAGTTTTTGAAGTTAGACCTACTCTTTGAAATCCATCACCAATTAATATTGAACCATTTATTATGGCCCACTATGCATTATGTCTACAGATTAGACTCGCTCTAAGTGGCTCACTGCACTAAAATACATATGGTCGAATATTTTTGTAGGATTCATGTAGAATATGTTATGAATTTGATCTGATCAAAAACAAGAGCAGTTACTTGAGTTGTCGTTGGTGTTTATGCAGGTACTCGGAGATGAGCTTTAGCAAGTGATTACATTTGTGTAATACTAAGAAGATGTGTTAGGGACTCCTTTGCGCAGGGCCCTCGCGCTTCTCCAAGCTTCTTTACTTCTCACTTTGGCCGCAGTTGTTCCTGCATTTCTTAGGTAACTGATTCAAAGCTATATTTTAATTACGGGGGATTGAAATAGACTAGCGGGGAACGAATGCTGTGGTTGCTGCAATTTTATAATGGAGTGTTAGAATAAAAGACAATACTACTAAGACTGCCGCTAGCAAATAGAAATGAAGTGATATGGGTATGTTATGCATGTGTTATTTCGTAACTTCGATCATCTGCTTGTTTAGTAATCACTACTATTTGACGCTATTTTCAGGGAAGTCGTTGTCTCAAGCCTTGGCCAGCCTGTTTGGTGTTTCTTCTTTCTATTTATTTCCTATGTAATCATTTCTGTTTCTTATATAAGGTTGATGACTTTCTTCTGGTTTGGTGATGTGTTTACTTTTCCGTAGAACAACAGACTATGTTACGAACGAGAAATGGTTAATGGTTGAGACGTGTGTGAATGAATGCCAGCTACATTTTAGCAAGCGTTATTGCAATTTTCTCTTTTCTCCATTGCGGTAAAACTGGGTCGCGTTACTGAAACGTTGGGACTGTTATCTTTTATCGCCTGTGTTGGTTACCCAAGTCTGCCTCACACTGTTCGGGCCTGGATGGCTTACTTGTCTGGTCTGTAAATAAGCCAGATTAATCACTCATAAGCGGATGTATAAAATGATTCTACGAACTCCGAAATAAGACAAAGGGAAAATGTACGAAAGTTTTGCAGCACCAACAGGTCTAACGTGTATCATACATAAGAACAGAACCACCCAAACCCGAAAAGAAGTCCAATAGACCAAATGAGATGAGTATACTCTGCTTTacaagaagctttattttgttAGCTTGATCAAATCCACTTATCAGATCATGCACAAACGGACGACGGTTGATGGTAAATCCCAGCTGCATCGTTAGTAAGtcgcttcttcctcctcttcttcgcAACAATCACAAACCCTTCACCTCCATCCGTCTCACTTTCCTTCACTCCACTGTCCTCGTCTCTTCTGTCAACTATCTCTGTTACTGTATTATCCTTTGCAGAGGTATCTGCCAAGTCATCTTTAGGCTTGTCTTCCTTCTTCGTAGCTGCTACAACCTCCTGGGATGAATTTACCATGAAGCTAAGTAGGATCTGCCTCGCCAGCTCTTCCTTCTTCAACGCAGCTGCGTTTTTCTCAGCCTCTAGGCTACTACTGGAGTCAACGGATACACTTGCATCTCCACCTGCATGTTGAGAGCTATTCATCACGGATCTTCTCGGAACAAACTCTGGTGCATCCGGATTCATGGTTTTTGGCATCCCAATTCCATTTGAGTAATTTGCACCGTAATATGGTGGTGAATGAAGTACAGTTCCGGAAACAGATTCTGCAACCAGACTATGCGGATCAGTAACCAAGAAACCTCCAGGACTGTAAGGCTCTGCGGCGGCCGACAGCTTTCTCCTGCTGATATCAGAAGCCTTTTGCTCACGACAGGACCCTAGATCCCCTTCAGACTCTGACGTTAAATTTTCTACTGACTCAACACGTTCTTTTGACTCTTCTTTTTCACAGGGGAGCTCTGTGCCTTCCGTTGGCAAATCCGACATTACAGCATCAGACTTGCTTTCTTCTCCAGTTGATGAACTTGAAACCCTGTATATCTGAGTTTCAGTTCTTTCCAAATTCAGTTCTAATTTTTCTAACATCGGCTTCAGAACTGTACCTGGTTGTGCCAAAGCAACCTCTTTGTATGAGAGTGACTTTGAAGCCAAAGTAGTACTGGTCGCCGCAGCATAACCAGGAGACTTTATTTGTGGCTTAATTGTTTTTGTACTGACATCTATCTCCCCATTCTTCAGAGCCCTAAGAGATGATGGCTTAGAGAGTGAGGGTCTCGGACTCGCTTTCTGCAAGGGAGAAGCTATATACTGTTGATGAACATCCTGTCTCCCATTGAAATTTCTATTAAGCGACATTCTCTGATAAGGCTGCCTTTGTCTAAATTTCTTTCCAGCACCATTTCCGGATCTCCCCTTTGAGTAAGCCTCTTGCCAGCCCCCATCTAAAGCTGACTCGTCCACAGTTTGGTTGTCTACACTTGGCCTGTGTACTACAGTTTCATCCGTCTCTATGTGGACCTCATCAACAACTGCATTAGGATCATTTACTTCGTTCCTACTACTCTCGGTGGCATTTGTTTCTACCAAGTTGTTCAATGTAGCCATGCCATGCTGTGAAGCAACGCTGTGGGTTGCATCATCAGATGATGCAACATTATCATTGACCGGGAATACCTGTCGAAATAGAAGTAATGTCACACACCTTTGACATGAAATCCATCTCGTTCTTTTCGTTTCAATATGTTTTTTCCATTAACTTCTAGCGTGGGAATGGTAATTAGACAAGCAGCATAGTTTGAATTCAAGCTCTTCAAGCAAAGTTCTAAACAATTAAAGGGTTTTATAATCTGGTTGTTGTTTTGATCATCAAATTTCAGAATGAGTGACCTGAGAAAAACAAGGATCACAAAAGTTCAGGAATTACAGTGAGACGCCGCTGTTTTCTGTGAACAACACTTCCTTTAGTATCTGGATCAGAACTTATATAGTCCATCAGATCTTCTACACTGCAAGAAAAGTTGGACTTTGGTGCCAATGAAATTAATTACCATATCCTTTTATGTGTTCTGGGAGTTTCCATTTTTGTACCTAAGGTGGCCTTTGCTCGCAATGGAAGCATCAGGCTTTGGGATTCCATTTCGAGCTGCTTCCTGCTGCTCTATGGCTCTTGATTCAAAATATTCAAGCCACGCAGCAGCATCCTATGAAGAGACCAAAAGAAATTTGAGTTCAAAACCATTCACTTTTTTACTTCGCtagtaaaaattataatatccaGCTGAGATTGCATGATTCCTAATCCTCAaatgtgagaaaaaaaaatttgtaacagAAACATAGGAAATAATTTGTTTGTCACCTGTGTACGAAGGTCATCTGATCCAAGTTTTTTTGTAAGTATCTGAAGTGTAGTCTGTTCATGATGCACACTCAATGAATATGCTTCCATGAGAGAGAGAGCCACAGCTATTGCATG
This genomic window contains:
- the LOC103872316 gene encoding uncharacterized protein LOC103872316; the protein is MNVRFRLELHKYGYRLNKGTAGETKIATMMKPSAKSIQRVGRFLRKSLGSIKSTVCFGKHHNFPNNNTPLLSPFSCSLSHPCPQDSQTEETYSVLSCESKVVADTRDERLINKSQHKKKPKEKVARPFEEARRRGDMLAQKMKDLNMVDLRDVEHALDVKEALRCYSNIRSPVYLDIVDNFFTDMYYEFSDPRTSSSINGSRRKAGSFRL
- the LOC103872317 gene encoding translation machinery-associated protein 7, whose product is MSSKQGGKAKPLKQPKADKKEYDEHDMANLQKKKDEEKALKELRAKASQKGSFGGSGLKKSGKK
- the LOC103872318 gene encoding U4/U6 small nuclear ribonucleoprotein Prp31 homolog; the encoded protein is MAELEDSFLAEIDELSDYEESGFEDNVPNYGEDISMDMSDLETLKSDDDLDTVSKLLRTQRYADVMNKVEDALGKDSCGALSEDDPLYKLIVDCNKLTVDIENEIVTVHGFIRSKYRPRFPELESLVHHAIEYASVVKQIGDEKDLTLVTLKGLSAKSTPLSVLLFASTTKGKPLPEGVLQKTLEACDRAFELDSALKKILAFVETKMGCIAPNLSAVVGSKVAAKLMATAGGLSGLAKMPSCNVQVLGQKRKNLDGFSAVTTQSRVGYLEQTEIFQNTPPGFKKQAIKLLAGKSTLAARVDACRGDPLGTNGKALREEIQKKIDKLQEPGVARQPKPLPVPDMTAKKKRGGRRLRKMKERYAVTEMRKLSNRVAFGVASEESSLGDGLGVGYGMLGQGGSKRLRVSSVPSKLKLGAKLEKKLKERQYTSGVTTATTSGFMTSRLAFTPVQGIELCNPGAVKLGSGTQSTYFSESGTFSQIKKI
- the LOC103872319 gene encoding protein MLN51 homolog isoform X1, translating into MAQADAGEPEYESDPEELKRSLAARRREASDDEEDDDGGEGVKNRRAEVDSDSEQSDEQVGDVKYDNDENKSEDGEESYEEEEEEGDEYLDDDKRSKPPEDAAGHVDGEEEKEKQSAAVPTGGAFYMHDDRFQELSAGRSRRGRGGRRSWGSGDERKWGHDKYEEMNTTQEQHYDQKASRGRHRGRGRGRGQGRGYTRGRSSSASSSNGQQIFVPKAATREGEPRKDETPLSKGNQAHSMQKKQLRNSRGSQHWHEKGTHHDSQRSPSAPAKTGNEYSHTKKNVVASSLSSASPPFYPSVSSSNLAHGIQVGMEKLHTNENATSSGKKYRNTKSVFLPVNTARNVQSTSQGRGAPAAGNVFYPQSHSRGDNMQLNGDSKGTGQSYTRSSTQNTSSSKNRYPPGEIESASETGASFGKGKGTLQPSGSGSLMYSGSHVMGRAESLPSGDNSNFPAFLPVMQFGGQHGGVPTFGMAFPGYYQPENGVGNPEMTWMPVLTGPGALGASYSPPYAAIDGSYQAHKPGLPSSAGSSSKENSTNNLTDLENPMESPEVTESGFSKRQNNNPSKQPRRYSEMSFSK
- the LOC103872319 gene encoding protein MLN51 homolog isoform X2 — translated: MAQADAGEPEYESDPEELKRSLAARRREASDDEEDDDGGEGVKNRRAEVDSDSEQSDEQVGDVKYDNDENKSEDGEESYEEEEEEGDEYLDDDKRSKPPEDAAGHVDGEEEKEKQSAAVPTGGAFYMHDDRFQELSAGRSRRGRGGRRSWGSGDERKWGHDKYEEMNTTQEQHYDKASRGRHRGRGRGRGQGRGYTRGRSSSASSSNGQQIFVPKAATREGEPRKDETPLSKGNQAHSMQKKQLRNSRGSQHWHEKGTHHDSQRSPSAPAKTGNEYSHTKKNVVASSLSSASPPFYPSVSSSNLAHGIQVGMEKLHTNENATSSGKKYRNTKSVFLPVNTARNVQSTSQGRGAPAAGNVFYPQSHSRGDNMQLNGDSKGTGQSYTRSSTQNTSSSKNRYPPGEIESASETGASFGKGKGTLQPSGSGSLMYSGSHVMGRAESLPSGDNSNFPAFLPVMQFGGQHGGVPTFGMAFPGYYQPENGVGNPEMTWMPVLTGPGALGASYSPPYAAIDGSYQAHKPGLPSSAGSSSKENSTNNLTDLENPMESPEVTESGFSKRQNNNPSKQPRRYSEMSFSK